A segment of the Xenopus tropicalis strain Nigerian chromosome 6, UCB_Xtro_10.0, whole genome shotgun sequence genome:
CCTCCACGTGATGTATTTACTGCCAGAGGACTGAACAGTTTGACCGGCCAGGAACTTGGATctccaaatcaggcaaagatctggTGGCCTGGTCCAAAGAGCAGCTCTACTTGTGTATGGCTTGCTTTACCCTAATAAAGAAACATAATTAGTCACAAAAGATTCCAGTGTAAGGCATCTTTTAAACCTAAATGTCCTTCTGTCGTAGACAAATTTTTAGCTAATCTATAAATATGTACAGGTAAAATTATGATTCTATTTATTGTCATCTAAATCTGTAGTAAATTAACTTCTCTGGGATTGTTTATCTTGTAAACCTGTtatatgttgttttgttttaatggGAAACTAGCCAAGTTCTTTTTGGACCTTCAAACATAAATGAAAAGGCAGAAGTGCAGCAACTGACCGACTGTTCAAATACAAAACATATTTTCACATGGGTTAGTTTGGTAACTTTTGCAATTCAGAAAGGTTGCAATTGATAAGTAAGTGAATATAATTGAATATCAAAAGTGTCAGATTCATTGAGTCTAGATCTTTAGGTTTgtttgggcaaatttgcctgggGTAgaatcccatagcaaccagtcagtgattagaTTTGTTCAGCCAGCTGCtagcaaaaatgtattttccgTGTGTAAATGCCCATGTGCAAAATTAGCCAGTGTGTATTTATGCTGCATTTTCAGAACTTGTTTGTAATCTTTCTGGGACATAAATttcagtaaatcttttttttattcagtttcttGTAGCCATGAGTAAAAGAAATAAAGTATCCTATGTGAAGCCTGTTGAGCCCTCCTTTATTTCCAAGTTCAAGAAAGATGTTGGCTACAAAGAGGGACCCACAGTGGACACAAAGGTGCGTGCTCTACACAGATAGCTGACAACATTTTCATATTgtgaaatgtgtatttattttgattaacaAAAATTCTTCTTTTGTTTGCTGGGACAAatggattgattttttttttttttttattgcatcagcCCTTATAGAAAACTGCAGTGATGAACAACCATCCCTGCTGGCAACCACTTTCTACTTTTAGGCAatgacacaaggagctacttgtagtggctacaaaATTGTCAATAATGATAGTTgtatctacatgtgttttagcagagacaattttgtagctgcaacaagccCTTAGACTGATGTCCCACGCAGAGATTAACCAAGTTCTGTCGGGGCTAGGAGTGCATCAgcacgttgatgtggtcctcttccTGTTGCCTCTGTCCCAGCAAAGtgacctcaaggtgggcatattgggaaaagatccactcgtttgatgacctcgccaaatgaacagatctttgTGTGTATGGctagtttaaaggacatgtaaaccccacacacaaaatgtaatcagtgaacagcctctttgaaatctttcaatacctgccacaatggttgtccagaggttaatagtaaggctgcagtgtcccctttatcacttagatttgcttctcctcctgtaacccacttggccccctccctttaggaatttgctttggctgttggcttgtgggcatgctcagttgttctaagctcagattaccaaacacgcctccagtctagcagccagtgaagagatggcattgctggttcccatagaaactcagctctagctgtctgcttcaatttttttcttccaaccaactcttctgagctcagctcaaacaaagcagaacttttatcagagacatttgtgcctgtgtgagcctgtattcttggtgaaatgtatgctgaataagggtctgtgtatgctgtttgcaaatttaaatgtatctgattatgtatcagaggaaaaatggccaccaggtgaaagctgctatttgctttatgaaaatgtgatggtgctagcaaacggaggggatatatacagtacacatgatgccatttgggtgggggagatgtgcctaactgatatacattgtaagcaaatgtaggctttacatgtcctttaagtctttGCCAGCATAAGTCTTCTTTTGTTCTAAGCACTGTTATGAACAAAGTATTTACAAGCCTAGTTGTCAAGCAGCGATTGTGATGACACCATACCATGCCCATCTGAGTATCAGACAACATCCTCTCGTAGGTTATTACGATGATATGAGTTAAGAGGAGTTGTAAGATAGGAGTTGGGCCCAGCCTGCTAGTAAGACATTGACTGCTCAGGTAAGGCTTAAACTGCATACTGAGACACTAACAAACTTATAAAAGCTTGGTGAAATAAAGTTAATGGAAAGTATACAGAGAAAATTAAAAATCATATACTCACAGATTAATCAGGGCAATATTCAAACCCAAATGATATAGCCAtatttagccatatttatttagcCACATTTTAAGTCCATTTCCTGCAGAGTTTTTTAGAATGATGACAacttatttaaattaatttttctcTTGATCTAACTGCGCTGCAGAGACAGGAACTTCCCGTACTTGCAGATGACAGTGATGGGAGTGATAAAGAAGATGAACAGCCTCAGGTGGTGGTCCTGAGAAAAGGTGACCTCTCAGCAGAGGAGGTTATGAAAATTAAAGAACAAATCAAAGAAAACTCAAAAGGTCTGTGTATCTGATCTTTCTAAAAACAAAATTCTGATCGCATGTTTAGTGATTAGCCCTTAACAGATTGATTTGCTAAAATAGGTGTGGTAGAACTTTGACCTTTAAACACATGACCATCGGGTTGGAACACTGATTTCCAGCCAGGTCTGATCATTCAACATCTTTTCCCTCCTTTGCAAAcatggaaagccttcccagaaatGATATCTATTCAAAGAAGGACCAACCTTTTTAAAAATACCTTGGATTCAGACTGAGATGAAGGAGAGGTTTCTGGACACTTTTAGCCATATAGTATATAAGTAAGTGTATATGTGTAAGTCCATGAGGATAAATATTTAAACCCCACATTCCCTAAGAGATTCAATAACTCATAACTCATAACTATAAAATACCCTACATCATAGGATGCACACTGAGAGCAAAGTCTTGCTGTTCTAGAATTCCTTGTAAGTATTCTTGTTTCTTATTACATATTGGCCTCTGCTGCTGTAGACTTCTCTCAGCTGAATGCATGTAAAAAggttctttaaataaaaccctTTCTATCCATGTTTCAGTTGAGAAATAATGTATGCAGTGACCTTCTTTAGTTCTGTCATCCAGGTATTTTGACGACCTTTGTTTGTATTAAAACTTTGTACCAGAGTAAGAAAATGCATTATACAATGATGAATCAATTTCTGAACACAGTCCTAATAAGAAATGCCAGCCTTCTAATCTTCCATGTGTTATGCACTGGTTGAATCTGTGACTTTAATTGCACTGATTATATTAACACAGTTAACAGAGCAGTTCTGTTTGGCTGTATTTCTTCCTACCCATGCTTATGCATGATGGTtacttatataatataaattatgttGTTTACCTATCAGCACATGCTTGTCATTAACAATTACAGTTGGCACATTGAAAAGAGGGCTACCAATATGAGGAATGAAAGCTGCCCATTGAACTGGGTCCAGTTTTGTTGCAGTTAATGCACAGAGCTGCTTTACTATTACCACACAGGCAGCAGCtctttgtaaacatttttgtgtgtggccGGTCTGACCCTGTTTGCCCAGGACAAAGCACTTGCACAGCAGTGACACCAGGGGAGGAAATTCTGGGGGGTGGCAGTGCAGGCACCTGAAAAATAAGAGGTGTTAAGTTCAGGTTGATGGCATTATTTAAGCCTTATTGTGGCTGTTGTCTGTTGGAAATTTTACAGCAGTCCCATTCATTAATATTAACAAAATGAAAAGTTTTTGCTGGAGGAAttagtttttacactgctaatatcatgaacaTCAAACAGAAGAGGCAAAGGCAACCCCTTTACATtgaagtaaataggtgaaatgtgattggctgttggtggctctacccatattttttctaactttgaacggcaaataaccagagactaactctggaaagtttaacaaccctggcattaatactgaaataattgcatcagtttaaatataaaccaatgaaatcaaatggatggaaatggattggctgttagtggctccgcccacttgtctaTCCCTGAATATGTAGTAAGTCATtgaaaccctgacataaatagtgtgagaaaggcagcaatttaaatttaaaccagaaaaattcaataggtgaagtctgattggctgttggtggctccacccaatttttaaaacctaaaaatgcagtcccgtaatgaccctggtgttaatactgtgagaatggcagtaggttgaatttccccattgaaaatcaatagttaaaatctgattggctgttggtggctccacccactttttctaccgGTGaattgcagttacctggtgactagctctgcaaagtttggggaccttagtattaatatttacagAATGGCAGTAGTTTCAATTTAAACAtaagaagtctataggtgaaatttgattggctgttgttggccctgcccacttttctaaacttggaacgtagtcacccagtgacaaattgtgcaaggtttggggaccctgacatttaacttgtgagaatggcagcagttaaaatctccctactgaaaacaatgaaagaaatgtgattggtttttggtggccccacctacttttctaaccttgagtatgaagtcacccagtgactgactgtgcaaagtttgggaaccctggcatcaaaccaataaaattcaataggtgaaatctgatttgctgttggtggctctgcccactttttcaaaaccaaaactgcagtcccctagtgactaactgtgaaaagtttgggggccctggtgttaatactgtgagaatggcagaaggttgaatttccccattgaaagtcattacATAAAAACTGGGCTCCGCccaccttttctaaccttgaaccgcagttgtCTAGTGCCTAACCCTgctaagtttggggaccccagcgttattactgtgagaatggcagcaggttggatttcctccaagtcaatagcttggcccacttttgggcatccaacaatcatcatattttcattcaggctgagcccatgacactgtgattcaagtttggggagtgaagcctcaaagctgtaagactggcagcagttaataatagtcaatgggtgaaatttgattggctgttgttggcccctcccactttggggtcattcaacaaatgtcgctgtttcatttggggtgaccccataattatgttattcaagtttggggggtgtagcttcaaagctgtaattgtGGCACAAAACTACgggggtgggatcacttagaaagcacaagcaacctgctctgctatagggcaatAGGGCctcctgtaggaggagtagcgtttagaaaatggggggcgctaagaagaagaagaagaagcggaagaataagctgaagttgaagaacagtatgttgggggttttcaacccaacataattatgttATGAGTAAATGATATGACCTCTTTAAACACCACAACTTAAATATGGTGATAAACATAATATGATATATAACTCAGGCTATTTTTGTTTCAGCCCATAGCTCCAAAAAGTGTCCTTTCTATTTCATGCAGGTG
Coding sequences within it:
- the kiaa1143 gene encoding uncharacterized protein KIAA1143 homolog isoform X1 — protein: MSKRNKVSYVKPVEPSFISKFKKDVGYKEGPTVDTKRQELPVLADDSDGSDKEDEQPQVVVLRKGDLSAEEVMKIKEQIKENSKGEEAAPSDGKILFKKPVKRLSGDKISGINASSTKKKKQEDIKETSSTNASQKQVRNSSLLSFDDDDDNDD